From one Misgurnus anguillicaudatus chromosome 2, ASM2758022v2, whole genome shotgun sequence genomic stretch:
- the ptbp2b gene encoding polypyrimidine tract-binding protein 2b isoform X2 has product MDGIASDVAVGVKRSSDELLSGSLYNSPNSSVTANGSDSKKLRVEDSMDSPPSRVIHIRKLPNEVSETEVIALGLPFGKVTNILMLKGKNQAFLELGTEEAAITMVNYYTAVTPQVRNVPVFIQYSNHKELKTDSALNQRAQAVLQAVSAVQEGGSPSSDTAGESVLTPAPSPVLRIIIDNMFYPVTLDVLQQIFSKFGTVMKIITFTKNNQFQALLQFSDPVNAQQAKLSLDGQNIYNSCCTLRIDFSKLVNLNVKYNNDKSRDYTRPELPAGDGQPPVDPSVAAALSKDSTSLLGAISPLSAAAAAAAAAGRVVLSGHSGPGGVLLVSNLNEEMVTPQSLFTLFGVYGDVQRVKILYNKKDSALIQMSDGNQAQLAMSHLNGQKMYGKIIRVTLSKHQTVQLPREGLDDQGLTKDFTSSPLHRFKKPGSKNFQNIFPPSATLHLSNIPESVTEDDLRLLFSNSGGTVKAFKFFQDRKMALLQMATVEEAIQALIDLHNYDMGRGHRLRVSFSKSTI; this is encoded by the exons ATGGACGG CATTGCAAGCGATGTTGCAGTTGGTGTAAAG AGAAGCTCAGATGAATTGCTGTCTGGCAGTCTCTACAACAGTCCAAACTCTTCAGTCACTGCTAA TGGAAGTGACAGTAAGAAACTGAGGGTGGAGGACAGCATGGATAGCCCACCGTCTAGAGTTATTCATATCCGAAAACTTCCAAATGAGGTTTCCGAAACTGAGGTCATTGCCCTGGGTTTGCCCTTTGGAAAGGTCACCAATATTCTGATGCTTAAAGGCAAAAACCAG GCATTTTTGGAACTTGGAACAGAGGAAGCAGCTATTACTATGGTAAACTACTACACGGCAGTTACACCACAAGTGCGTAATGTCCCAGTGTTCATTCAGTACTCCAATCACAAAGAGCTCAAGACGGACAGTGCTCTCAACCAG CGGGCTCAGGCGGTGCTGCAGGCAGTGTCAGCGGTCCAGGAGGGTGGGTCTCCAAGCTCAGACACGGCGGGCGAGAGCGTGTTAACGCCTGCCCCCAGTCCAGTGCTGCGAATAATCATCGACAACATGTTCTACCCAGTAACCCTGGACGTCCTCCAGCAG ATTTTCTCCAAATTTGGGACTGTCATGAAGATAATCACATTTACCAAAAATAACCAGTTCCAGGCTCTTCTGCAGTTCAGCGATCCAGTGAATGCCCAGCAGGCTAAACTG TCCTTGGATGGCCAGAACATATACAACTCCTGCTGCACTTTGCGCATTGACTTCTCCAAGCTGGTCAACCTAAATGTAAAATACAACAACGACAAAAGCCGGGATTATACCCGGCCCGAGCTGCCCGCAGGAGACGGCCAACCACCCGTGGACCCGTCTGTGGCTGCCGCTCTCAGCAAAGACTCCACCTCCCTTCTCG GTGCCATCAGCCCTCTGAGCGCGGCTGCAGCGGCGGCGGCAGCAGCCGGGAGGGTGGTGCTGTCGGGACATTCGGGACCTGGCGGTGTGCTCCTGGTCAGCAATCTCAATGAGGAG ATGGTTACGCCCCAAAGTCTGTTTACCCTCTTCG GTGTCTATGGTGACGTGCAGCGTGTGAAGATCCTTTACAACAAGAAGGACAGCGCCCTCATACAGATGTCCGATGGAAACCAGGCCCAGTTAG CCATGAGCCACTTGAATGGGCAGAAGATGTATGGCAAGATCATTCGTGTGACCCTTTCCAAGCACCAGACGGTACAGCTGCCTAGAGAGGGTTTAGATGATCAGGGTCTAACCAAAGACTTTACCAGTTCTCCTCTGCATCGCTTCAAGAAGCCAGGATCAAAAAATTTCCAAAACATCTTCCCCCCTTCAGCTACACTTCATCTCTCCAACATCCCTGA AAGTGTGACAGAGGACGACTTACGACTGCTCTTCTCAAACTCTGGCGGAACAGTGAAAGCGTTCAAGTTTTTTCA
- the ptbp2b gene encoding polypyrimidine tract-binding protein 2b isoform X1, giving the protein MDGIASDVAVGVKRSSDELLSGSLYNSPNSSVTANGSDSKKLRVEDSMDSPPSRVIHIRKLPNEVSETEVIALGLPFGKVTNILMLKGKNQAFLELGTEEAAITMVNYYTAVTPQVRNVPVFIQYSNHKELKTDSALNQRAQAVLQAVSAVQEGGSPSSDTAGESVLTPAPSPVLRIIIDNMFYPVTLDVLQQIFSKFGTVMKIITFTKNNQFQALLQFSDPVNAQQAKLSLDGQNIYNSCCTLRIDFSKLVNLNVKYNNDKSRDYTRPELPAGDGQPPVDPSVAAALSKDSTSLLGTPSGMVTSYSSGGGFPSSLGAISPLSAAAAAAAAAGRVVLSGHSGPGGVLLVSNLNEEMVTPQSLFTLFGVYGDVQRVKILYNKKDSALIQMSDGNQAQLAMSHLNGQKMYGKIIRVTLSKHQTVQLPREGLDDQGLTKDFTSSPLHRFKKPGSKNFQNIFPPSATLHLSNIPESVTEDDLRLLFSNSGGTVKAFKFFQDRKMALLQMATVEEAIQALIDLHNYDMGRGHRLRVSFSKSTI; this is encoded by the exons ATGGACGG CATTGCAAGCGATGTTGCAGTTGGTGTAAAG AGAAGCTCAGATGAATTGCTGTCTGGCAGTCTCTACAACAGTCCAAACTCTTCAGTCACTGCTAA TGGAAGTGACAGTAAGAAACTGAGGGTGGAGGACAGCATGGATAGCCCACCGTCTAGAGTTATTCATATCCGAAAACTTCCAAATGAGGTTTCCGAAACTGAGGTCATTGCCCTGGGTTTGCCCTTTGGAAAGGTCACCAATATTCTGATGCTTAAAGGCAAAAACCAG GCATTTTTGGAACTTGGAACAGAGGAAGCAGCTATTACTATGGTAAACTACTACACGGCAGTTACACCACAAGTGCGTAATGTCCCAGTGTTCATTCAGTACTCCAATCACAAAGAGCTCAAGACGGACAGTGCTCTCAACCAG CGGGCTCAGGCGGTGCTGCAGGCAGTGTCAGCGGTCCAGGAGGGTGGGTCTCCAAGCTCAGACACGGCGGGCGAGAGCGTGTTAACGCCTGCCCCCAGTCCAGTGCTGCGAATAATCATCGACAACATGTTCTACCCAGTAACCCTGGACGTCCTCCAGCAG ATTTTCTCCAAATTTGGGACTGTCATGAAGATAATCACATTTACCAAAAATAACCAGTTCCAGGCTCTTCTGCAGTTCAGCGATCCAGTGAATGCCCAGCAGGCTAAACTG TCCTTGGATGGCCAGAACATATACAACTCCTGCTGCACTTTGCGCATTGACTTCTCCAAGCTGGTCAACCTAAATGTAAAATACAACAACGACAAAAGCCGGGATTATACCCGGCCCGAGCTGCCCGCAGGAGACGGCCAACCACCCGTGGACCCGTCTGTGGCTGCCGCTCTCAGCAAAGACTCCACCTCCCTTCTCG GTACTCCCTCTGGAATGGTAACTTCCTACTCTAGTGGTGGAGGGTTTCCATCTTCTCTAG GTGCCATCAGCCCTCTGAGCGCGGCTGCAGCGGCGGCGGCAGCAGCCGGGAGGGTGGTGCTGTCGGGACATTCGGGACCTGGCGGTGTGCTCCTGGTCAGCAATCTCAATGAGGAG ATGGTTACGCCCCAAAGTCTGTTTACCCTCTTCG GTGTCTATGGTGACGTGCAGCGTGTGAAGATCCTTTACAACAAGAAGGACAGCGCCCTCATACAGATGTCCGATGGAAACCAGGCCCAGTTAG CCATGAGCCACTTGAATGGGCAGAAGATGTATGGCAAGATCATTCGTGTGACCCTTTCCAAGCACCAGACGGTACAGCTGCCTAGAGAGGGTTTAGATGATCAGGGTCTAACCAAAGACTTTACCAGTTCTCCTCTGCATCGCTTCAAGAAGCCAGGATCAAAAAATTTCCAAAACATCTTCCCCCCTTCAGCTACACTTCATCTCTCCAACATCCCTGA AAGTGTGACAGAGGACGACTTACGACTGCTCTTCTCAAACTCTGGCGGAACAGTGAAAGCGTTCAAGTTTTTTCA